The proteins below come from a single Camarhynchus parvulus chromosome 29, STF_HiC, whole genome shotgun sequence genomic window:
- the AQP5 gene encoding aquaporin-5 has protein sequence MKKEILTLAFARAVFVEFLCTLIFVFIGLGSALKWPSALPSILQIALAFGLAIGTLVQAFGHISGAHINPAVTIAFFVGNQISLLRTLLYVVAQLVGAIAGAGILYGVTPANTRGNLAINALNNNITPGQALVVEIILTFQLAACIFASTDNRRSGVGSPALSIGLSVTVGHLVGIYFTGCSMNPARSFGPAVVTRRFSPAHWVFWVGPILGACLASLLYFYILVPYCMNMSDRVAIIKGTYESEEEWEEQREERKKSMELTPP, from the exons ATGAAGAAGGAAATACTAACCCTGGCCTTTGCTCGAGCCGTCTTTGTGGAGTTCCTCTGCACGCTCATCTTCGTCTTCATCGGGCTGGGCTCGGCGCTGAAGTGGCCGTCGGCGCTGCCCAGCATCCTGCAGATCGCGCTGGCCTTCGGGCTGGCCATCGGCACCTTGGTGCAGGCCTTCGGCCACATCAGCGGCGCCCACATCAACCCCGCCGTGACCATCGCCTTCTTCGTGGGCAACCAGATCTCCCTGCTCCGCACGCTGCTCTACGTGGTGGCCCAGCTGGTCGGGGCCATCGCCGGCGCCGGGATCCTCTACGGAGTCACCCCCGCCAACACCCGCGGCAACCTGGCCATCAACGCG CTCAACAACAACATAACCCCAGGCCAGGCCCTGGTGGTGGAGATCATCCTCACCTTCCAGCTGGCCGCCTGCATCTTCGCGTCCACGGACAACCGGCGCAGCGGCGTCGGCTCCCCCGCGCTGTCCATCGGCCTCTCCGTCACCGTGGGCCACCTGGTGGGG ATTTACTTCACTGGCTGCTCCATGAACCCTGCACGCTCCTTCGGGCCCGCCGTCGTCACCAGGAGGTTCAGCCCCGCGCACTGG GTGTTCTGGGTTGGGCCCATCCTTGGGGCTTGCTTGGCCTCCCTGCTCTACTTCTACATCCTGGTGCCCTACTGCATGAACATGTCTGACAGGGTGGCCATCATCAAGGGCACCTACGAGTCCGAGGAGGAGTGGGAGGAGCAGcgggaggagaggaagaagtcCATGGAGCTGACACCACCGTAG
- the LOC115914498 gene encoding glucagon-like, whose product MVRWLYLSGLVLAVLIPAGGQAAPKDLEELSRWKLSGPQNSQSFLSHIKRHSEGTFTSDFTRYLDRMKAKDFVHWLINTKR is encoded by the exons ATGGTGCGGTGGCTGTACCTGTCCGGGCTGGTGCTCGCCGTGCTCATCCCGGCCGGAGGGCAGGCGGCTCCCAAGGACCTGGAGGAGCTGTCCAG ATGGAAGCTGTCGGGACCCCAGAACTCCCAGAGCTTCCTGTCCCACATCAAGCGACACTCGGAGGGGACCTTCACGAGCGACTTCACGCGGTACCTGGACAGGATGAAGGCCAAGGACTTCGTGCATTGGCTCATCAACACAAAGAGgtga